DNA from Anaerolineales bacterium:
TACCGGGGAAGAACGATATATATGTATCGCAATCCCAAATTCGCAGGTTCAGCCTTCGAACGGGGGACATGGTCATCGGCCAGGTCCGGCCGCCGAAGGATACGGAGAAATATTACGGTCTGCTGCGCGTCGAATCGATCAACGGCATGGATCCGGAAGAGGCATGGAAACGGCCGAAATTCGAAGAACTGACACCGATTTTTCCCGAAGAGCGCTTCGACCTGGAAACCGATCGGCACACGCTGGCAACGCGTATGCTGAACCTGATTGCTCCCATCGGCATGGGCCAGAGAGGCCTCATCGTTTCGCCTCCCAAAGCAGGCAAGACGACGGTTCTGAAACAGATCGCCAACGCCATCTCGCAGAACTACCACAAGGTACACTTGATGGTAGCCCTCATTGGTGAGCGGCCGGAGGAAGTAACCGACATGGACCGTTCGGTCGATGCCGAAGTGATCGCTTCCACGTTCGACGAACCGGTAAGTTCGCACGTGCGCGCGGCGGAAATGGCGCTCGCAAGAGCCAAGCGTTTGGTAGAATGTGGCAGAGACGTAGTCATCCTGCTGGACTCGATCACCAGGCTTTCCCGAGCCTACAACCTGATGGTCACACCCTCGGGCCGCACGCTTTCAGGCGGCATCGATCCAGCAGCGCTGTATCCCCCGAAACGTTTCTTCGGTGCGGCACGCAACATCGAAGAAGGGGGATCCCTGACGATCATCGCTACGTGCCTGGTGGATACGGGATCGCGCATGGACGACGTGGTTTACGAGGAGTTTAAAGGCACGGGCAACATGGAACTTCATCTATCCCGCCGGCTGCAAGAACGACGCATATTCCCCGCATTCGACATCGACCGCTCCTCGACACGCCGGGAAGAGCTGCTCCTGGGCCCGGATATCACCCAACGTGTGTGGTTGATGCGGCGCATGTTCTCCCAAATGCTGGCGCCGCCTCCCAATGGCGCCGGGTTGGACATGGGCATGGCGACCGAAGCGATTATCAACCGCATTGCACACACCGAAAACAACATGGAGTTCGTTGAAACCCTTACAGAGGACTCCTTCTAAGCATGACCGCTTCGATCCGAACGAATTTCCAGTCTTCCATGAAGGAAGCTGCGCCGATTTTGTTGGGCCTCGCCGGCACGTTTGCTGCCGTCGTGACGATATGGTTGAACATCAACGTCGCGCAAGCCGCCGTAGTGGAAACGGAAATCCCGGAAGAAGTCTACACGGAAACCACAGCGGACGACGAGCTGACCTTACCCGCTTTTAATACGCATCAAACCGACAGCGAACTCTCGCGCCGCGTCGATCCGTCCACGCAGATCTCGCAGCGCTCGCGGGTCGAGATTCTACGCTACACCGTCCAAAGCGGTGACGCGGTATTCAGTATCGCCAAAAAATACGGGATCAAACCCGAGACGCTGCTGTGGGGCAACTATGAAGTTCTCAACGACGATCCTCATTTGCTTAAACCGGG
Protein-coding regions in this window:
- the rho gene encoding transcription termination factor Rho — protein: MNIAQLEAMTLADLRSMSKDLEIPRASRMKKEDLILHIMQADAERRGLELRGGVLEVMNEGMGFLRADHYLPGKNDIYVSQSQIRRFSLRTGDMVIGQVRPPKDTEKYYGLLRVESINGMDPEEAWKRPKFEELTPIFPEERFDLETDRHTLATRMLNLIAPIGMGQRGLIVSPPKAGKTTVLKQIANAISQNYHKVHLMVALIGERPEEVTDMDRSVDAEVIASTFDEPVSSHVRAAEMALARAKRLVECGRDVVILLDSITRLSRAYNLMVTPSGRTLSGGIDPAALYPPKRFFGAARNIEEGGSLTIIATCLVDTGSRMDDVVYEEFKGTGNMELHLSRRLQERRIFPAFDIDRSSTRREELLLGPDITQRVWLMRRMFSQMLAPPPNGAGLDMGMATEAIINRIAHTENNMEFVETLTEDSF